The genomic DNA aaacttttcttttgtagtGTTTGTTTATTATGTAGGGAAATTGAATTATTGTATGACCAGTCAAAATGTGGTATGGTACCATGCATCATGCATGGTGCAAGGAATGTATATCAAAGATTTTTCTTCCACCGATTTCCAACCAATCGTCTCTAAAGTAATTAAAATCTCTGATAAATGAgccataatttatttatattcagATGGGGTATGGTAAACGGTTCAATCATCCCCAATTTTTATGTCAATCCAATCTATAAGCTTtatcctataaaaaaaaaaatatacgcTTTAGTATCAATTTTGtcattctcttattttttttttgttcttttttttttgtcccttcTTATACATATACTATTTGAGTTCAATACCTATGtgacttgaattttttttttattagcttGTAACAACGATAAaaaattttatcaacaaaataatgtaaatcaatattttatcaTAAAATTTACACTCCATTGATGGAAGAGTTATAAGTAATTTTATTAATCTATGAGCTAAGGATTCCTCAAAATACcacactttatatttttttctaaaaatattacaaaaagttttattttccaaaaataacacaaacacaaaagaatttAAGAGTgtagagaagtttttttaagGTTAAAGTTGACAATTTTAGATCTAAAGTATGGATTTTAGAAAATATGATTTCGTGTTTAGGATTTagagattattttttaatacgAAAACTTTAGTTCAGTTTTGtggtaaatttttaatatatatatgtatattagtggtatttgtgaaaaaaataaatattttaatggtatttaaaaaaaaattctaatttacTGATATTTTTGAGAATCGTCCTTAACTTATTGTCCTCGAAAATAGAAAAACCAttaaacacaaaatttgaattaaataacTATTATAATGATCTTAAAATAATTACGTATACGGAGAGACTGAAAACCTGATTCTTGTTTATAACTCTGTAAAAtggttatctttttttttttttttttttttttttttttttttttttttaattttagNNNNNNNNNNNNNNNNNNNNNNNNNNNNNNNNNNNNNNNNNNNNNNNNNNNNNNNNNNNNNNNNNNNNNNNNNNNNNNNNNNNNNNNNNNNNNNNNNNNNNNNNNNNNNNNNNNNNNNNNNNNNNNNNNNNNNNNNNNNNNNNNNNNNNNNNNNNNNNNtttttttttttttttttttttttttttttttttttttttttttttttttttttgtcaaagggtatggttatcttttctttgtacgtattcttttgttaatactttcaaaaattaattataggttgAAGTACACCATATCTTACTTATAACTCCTGTCAATATGTTAAGGCACACCATATCATATTATAGTTTTAACATAAATAGGCATTATTATACGTGTATACAATAAGTCGGTTCTGATCTTTTCCAAGATGAGAAACATTTAAGAAAATCCCAAGAAACTGTGTCTACCCTTGCTTGAAATCTAAGTTGGTATTTCCAtaactatttaatttttctcCACAACTGAGACATATACTAATGAATGCATATGCATGtgcaaattatattataatgtaGTAGTACATAATTTCAAGAACCTATTATCAAGATTGAAGTTGTGAGCTTGATTTTACCGTAAGTCTCTGTGTGTTCATTTCAATGTTAATTCTTTAAGTTTTCATAAATTCCAGCAAAAGAAAATCTACAGACACGATGATGAGCAATCTAAAACTCGGTGTGGACGTGATCGGAGCAcacaatctcttcccaaaagacGGGCAAGGAACATCGAACGCATACGTCGAGCTTTACTTCGATGGTCAGAAGCACCGAACAACGATCAAAGATCGTGACTTAAACCCGGTTTGGAACGAgagtttcttcttcaacatctcaGATCCATCTCGTCTTCACTATCTCAATCTTGAAGCTCAAGCTTATAGCCACAACAGATCTACAAATGGACGTTCCTTCCTTGGCAAGGTATCTCTCTCAGGGACCTCTTTTGTTCCTCATTCTGATGCTGTTGTTCTTCACTTTCCCATGGAAAGACGTGGTATCTTCTCTCGTGTTAGAGGTGAGCTAGGTTTGAAGGTTTACATAACCGACGAGGCTTCTTTAAAATCCTCTGCTGCTTCTAATGATCATCAAGATAATCTTGATCCGGCGCTCCCAAGAGGTATTAAACTCAGCTCTAATGATACCATTCGTTGATTGGGAAGGgcaattgatttttttggttcggataggatattttgtttcttgagagTTGGGagtcaaattaaaacaaaatatttttgtccaGTATAGCCAAATTAAACCTTAGATGGTTTCtcaaatttttcataaattaaaaataaattttataaacaatttaataaatacgAATTTCATGATTTTGTAATCAATCATAACAAGTAGGAATttaaataaatcttaaaaatatgATTCTTGGTTTATTCAATTGTATTTGCTTACACTAAATTTTGGATCTTGTTTAATTTCGATCCGGTTTGTTctgttataaaattataaaataagtggttatataaacaaatatttattcaatttagatgtaaaattttggttcagtttagtttgatttatttGCTTGTTACgattgtttacaaacaacaaAGTGTAATTTACttgaactaatttttttaaatgtgtaaCAGTTTCAGCAATGAAGGTAGAACATAGGTCCGACAAACGACATGTCTTTTACAATCTCCCGAACAATGCTCaagaacatcaacaacaacaacatccacAAGGGTCTAACCAACCCTCTTCCTCAGCCGCTGAACCGGATCATAATAATGAACATCATAACCACTATGTGCCAAAGCATCAAGTAGACGAGATGAGACCCcaaccaccaccaccttcaAAGCTAGTCCATGCGCATTCAATTGCTTCGGCTCAGCCAGCAGATTTCGCCCTTAAGGAAACAAGCCCGCATCTCGGTGGTGGAAGAGTCGTTGGTGGGCGTGTTattcacaaagacaaaaccGCTACGAGTACTTATGATCTTGTCGAGAGAATGTATTTCCTCTATGTCCGCGTAGTCAAAGCTCGTGAACTACCAATAATGGATATAACAGGAAGTGTTGATCCTTTTGTCGAGGtaactaatttattattaaacaaattttactCAAATCAAGAATTGTTTTtctaaacacatttttttttgtaggtgaAAGTGGGGAACTACAAAGGTATCACAAGACATTTTGAGAAGAGACAACATCCGGAATGGAACCAAGTGTTTGCATTCGCGAAAGAGCGAATGCAAGCCTCGATGTTGGAAGTAGTGGTTAAAGACAAAGATCTTTTGAAAGACGATTATGTCGGGTTTGTTCGGTTTGACATTAACGATATCCCTCTTCGAGTGCCTCCGGACAGCCCACTTGCTCCGCAATGGTATAGATTAGAGGATAAGAAAGGGGAGAAGATCAAAGGGGAGCTAATGCTCGCTGTTTGGATTGGTACACAAGCGGATGAAGCTTTCTCTGATGCTTGGCATTCTGATACTGCAATGCCTGTTGATTGTTCTCCAGCCATCTCTGCCGTTCTTCGCTCAAAGGTACAATGACcttgattttattgtttatattttgtagtGGTgcattattttgaaattaaaaaccaaGATTCTAATGTGAATTGTAAGCGTAAACACCAAACGcatatgaaagaaagaaagaaaaaaagtgtttCCCATGTTTGCAATTTATCTGATAAAAAgctaatgtttaatttatttattctgaATATTTAACGCGTAAATTCAATGTAGATGttaaattttgtgattacaaattttattgatGTCACGTTGCTTTTGTTGAATATGAAGcaaataatttgatattgtgaattgttcttttgtttaagAATAGGTCTATCATGCGCCTCGTCTATGGTACGTGCGTGTGAACGTGATCGAAGCACAAGACTTGATTCCGACAGACAAAACTAGGTTTCCTGATGTTTACGTCAAAGCGCAGCTAGGGAACCAAGTCATGAAGACCAGACCATGCCAAGCTCGAACCCTTGGCGCTGTTTGGAATGaagactttttgtttgttgtcgCAGAGCCTTTTGAAGACCATTTGGTTCTCACTGTCGAGGACCGGGTGGCTCCAGGAAAGGATGAGATAGTTGGCCGTACTTACATTCCTTTGAACACAGTAGAGAAGCGAGCTGATGACCATATGATACATGCGCGCTGGTAATGCTTTTACTTACGATACTAGACGCAAAATAAATCagatttaaaaggttttatttttgtggttttaatAAGAATGTGTTTTACTAGGTTTAATCTTGAGAGACCAGTTGTTGTAGATGTGGATCAGCTCAAGAGAGAAAAATTTTCTATGAGGATTCATCTCCGAGTTTGTCTTGAAGGAGGATACCATGTGTTGGATGAATCGACTCATTACAGCAGCGATCTCCGCCCATCCGCTAGACCGCTATGGAGACAACCGATTGGAGTACTTGAGCTTGGGATCTTAAACGCTGTTGGACTTCACCCGATGAAGActagagaaggaagaggaaccTCTGACACCTTTTGCGTTGGGAAATACGGCCAAAAATGGGTTAGAACGAGGACAATGGTGGATAACTTGTCTCCCAAGTACAACGAGCAGTATACGTGGGAAGTATTTGATCCAGCTACGGTTTTAACCGTTGGTGTGTTTGATAATGGACAGATCGGTGAAAAGGGAAACAGAGATGTGAAGATTGGAAAGATCCGTATAAGGTTGTCTACTTTAGAGACGGGAAGAATCTACACACATTCTTATCCGTTGCTTGTTCTTCACCCTACTGGGGTAAAGAAGATGGGGGAGCTGCATATGGCTGTGAGGTTCACATGCATCTCGTTTGCAAACATGCTTTACCAATACACAAAACCGCTATTGCCCAAAATGCATTACGTAAGGCCATTCTCGGTTATGCAGCAGGACATGCTTCGTCACCAAGCGGTGAATATAGTGGCTGCACGGCTAGGCAGAGCAGAGCCTCCTCTAAGGAAAGAGATCATTGAGTTTATGTCGGACACGGATTCACATTTGTGGAGTATGCGTAAGAGCAAAGCCAATTTCTTCAGGATGATGACTGTTTTCTCAGGTGTTATTGCGGTTGGGAAATGGTTTTCTGACATTTGCTCGTGGAGAAACCCAATCACGACAGTTCTCGTTCATGTTCTGTTTCTGATGCTTGTTTGTCTCCCTGAACTGATCCTACCAACAATGTTTCTGTACATGTTTCTGATCGGGCTTTGGAACTACCGGTTTAGACCGCGTTATCCACCGCACATGAACACGAAAATCTCTCAGGCCGAGGCTGTCCATCCAGACGAGCTTGATGAAGAGTTTGACACGTTTCCAACCACCAGAAGCCCTGACATGGTACGGTTACGGTATGACCGGCTTAGAAGCGTGGCCGGGAGGATTCAAACCGTGATTGGAGATCTTGCAACGCAAGGAGAGCGTTTTCAAGCACTTTTAAGCTGGAGAGATCCACGCGCGACCgcaatatttgttatattttgctTTCTTGCGGCCATTGTTTTCTTCATAACACCGATTCAGATCGTTGTAGCGTTGGCTGGTTTCTTCACGATGAGGCATCCAAGGTTCCGGCACCGGCTTCCTTCTGTTCCAGTTAACTTCTTCCGCCGCTTGCCTGCCCGAACCGATAGTATGCTTTAGCTTTAAAAGTCCCCTTATATTGGCTggatgtatttttattttaatattctcaTTGGTGAATTGAATGATAGATATAtgctattattattttgaatctcGATTTATTTTAGCTACAAGTTTGTTCATTTGAAAACgttctatagtttttttaatgGATGGTATTCATGAGTGTGTTTCCTTTCAAGAATAGCTTTAAGAATCAGAAAGCATCAACGTGTCCAATCAGAAACGAAATTCGCCTAATTAACGTTTGTCttctttatcttatttttaatttttatttttgcatttttatgaGCTTCTAGATTCGAATTCGACTAGTAGATAGAGAACCTCCAAATCCAAGCTGTGAagcatattttaaatttcacaCCTATTCCgttaaaaaatgaatttcatataaatttacttatgcagaaagaaattaaatacGAACGACAATAATACTATTTAaggttttcaaaaatattatatttttaagttttatcaccgaaaaatattacttaatttaatgttttaaaatcatcaaaaaagttgagtttgtaatttttcaaaaatatcataaacataaaaatttgatttttataggtttagaaatttaatttttttttggatttgtataatttttagtGTTTAAATTGTTGAAAATTTAGCTTTGATAAACggtattttttgagaaaatagtACTCCTCTTTTTAGAATTATCCAATAATATATCTGagaacaaataataattaatgggCCAAAATTTAGGACCAGCGTTCACATAACACACCGTCACAATAAACGCAACCAATGACGTAGACGCACACACACCCGAGTGTTCCGACTAGTCTCTCCAACGTGGCTTCCTCATAAACATACCACGTGTCTATTTCATTCTCCAACCACTGAAACGGTTCAAGCCAAAATAAATATCTAATCTTTGTGAAAAACGAAtcttcactttttatttttctgcaaatGTTTAGATCCTCCGTTCGTCTTCTCTATATAACCAGAATCAGTCCTCCTC from Camelina sativa cultivar DH55 chromosome 2, Cs, whole genome shotgun sequence includes the following:
- the LOC104718613 gene encoding FT-interacting protein 1-like codes for the protein MMSNLKLGVDVIGAHNLFPKDGQGTSNAYVELYFDGQKHRTTIKDRDLNPVWNESFFFNISDPSRLHYLNLEAQAYSHNRSTNGRSFLGKVSLSGTSFVPHSDAVVLHFPMERRGIFSRVRGELGLKVYITDEASLKSSAASNDHQDNLDPALPRVSAMKVEHRSDKRHVFYNLPNNAQEHQQQQHPQGSNQPSSSAAEPDHNNEHHNHYVPKHQVDEMRPQPPPPSKLVHAHSIASAQPADFALKETSPHLGGGRVVGGRVIHKDKTATSTYDLVERMYFLYVRVVKARELPIMDITGSVDPFVEVKVGNYKGITRHFEKRQHPEWNQVFAFAKERMQASMLEVVVKDKDLLKDDYVGFVRFDINDIPLRVPPDSPLAPQWYRLEDKKGEKIKGELMLAVWIGTQADEAFSDAWHSDTAMPVDCSPAISAVLRSKVYHAPRLWYVRVNVIEAQDLIPTDKTRFPDVYVKAQLGNQVMKTRPCQARTLGAVWNEDFLFVVAEPFEDHLVLTVEDRVAPGKDEIVGRTYIPLNTVEKRADDHMIHARWFNLERPVVVDVDQLKREKFSMRIHLRVCLEGGYHVLDESTHYSSDLRPSARPLWRQPIGVLELGILNAVGLHPMKTREGRGTSDTFCVGKYGQKWVRTRTMVDNLSPKYNEQYTWEVFDPATVLTVGVFDNGQIGEKGNRDVKIGKIRIRLSTLETGRIYTHSYPLLVLHPTGVKKMGELHMAVRFTCISFANMLYQYTKPLLPKMHYVRPFSVMQQDMLRHQAVNIVAARLGRAEPPLRKEIIEFMSDTDSHLWSMRKSKANFFRMMTVFSGVIAVGKWFSDICSWRNPITTVLVHVLFLMLVCLPELILPTMFLYMFLIGLWNYRFRPRYPPHMNTKISQAEAVHPDELDEEFDTFPTTRSPDMVRLRYDRLRSVAGRIQTVIGDLATQGERFQALLSWRDPRATAIFVIFCFLAAIVFFITPIQIVVALAGFFTMRHPRFRHRLPSVPVNFFRRLPARTDSML